The segment TGTACGTACGCATCCGAAACTAACATCCTCAAGTCCAGTGTAATGGCAGAGAAGAAGGCCCCAGGCGGCCTCGGCAATCGTGGCCAACGAGTCACGGTCATCAACGGGCAGCTGAACTTTCACCGAGTATTTCTGATTCGTCTCAAAATGTGTTGATGTCTTGATTTGTGGTAGGGCTGTCACAGAGACACCTTTTAGATTTTGTTTCCAGTAGTTTTGTGCTTGAGGTGCTTTGCGCAGCTCCGTGATATATTGTACAAACGGCGAGAAGGGCGTCGGTGCATCTCTTGAAACATTTGTCGCAGACTATTGTTGCTCGACATCTGCGAGCACCGACCTGGACAAAGGCCGCGAGCTTTGCGATTGATTCTTCCTCTCGCAGCCACTGAGCCACGCAGGAAGCAAACATGCCCCCCTGTTGCTGAAGCTGTTGCTCCGACTCGGTAGACTCGACTCGGATTCCCTTCACCTTTACCATTTGATCCTTGCGTCCCACGAGGCAGATACTGCCGTCCGCTGTACACCTCCCAGTGTCACCGGTGAGGCAGATTCGAGATGGTGTCAAGCCAGCGGCCAAACCAGACGCTTGGACAAAGTGTTTCGCCGTCAGGCTCGCGTTATTCACATAACCGCGGGCCAGGACGTGGCCCGCAACGGCGATTTCTCCCATGCAGCCCTTGGGGACCGAGTACAGTGCGCCGGTTGAGTCTTGTCGTACTAGTAAAGCCCGTACTCGGTTCCGGTTCGTGCTGACTTCACCGCCTCTGTCTTAACGGTCTGGAGGAAATGGATGAGTACCGCCACGGCACGAGACAGGTTAGATCCTTCCTCTTGATGCATCACGGCTGACTATTTCAGCATGGAGAATGGATCTGACCCGTTATTTACACACTTAGTATGACACTAATGCGGAACAAAGCGTTACCATATATTCTGGCTGTAGATTGCCCCTATTCCTTGAGTATGTTGCTTGTCTTGGCATGCATTGTTGCCTAGAAGCTTACACGTGTGATCGTGCCGGTTGGCCGTCTCCATTCGCAGATATTTGCATCTCTTGCACTGTAATTTCTCGTGCCGAATTGTGCAGAAGCCGCCTCCACCTCCGATGAGGTTTTCGAAATACGGgccatcctcctccccttcctccgCCTCTCTCCCAGCTCTGCAAGCCTACCAGGCACTTCTATTCACTGACGGCTCCATCATGGGTACCTTTACTCAGTGAACGATCCAACTACTAGAATAT is part of the Metarhizium brunneum chromosome 4, complete sequence genome and harbors:
- the tycC_1 gene encoding Tyrocidine synthase 3 codes for the protein MGEIAVAGHVLARGYVNNASLTAKHFVQASGLAAGLTPSRICLTGDTGRCTADGSICLVGRKDQMVKVKGIRVESTESEQQLQQQGGMFASCVAQWLREEESIAKLAAFVQLDVLSSKLAARLGSLGIASGNTIPLLVSKSAVAIVSMFAMLKAGAAYVPLALDSAKHQLELLRGKLDVEMVLYTPDQASKLLNYPVKVVCCTIEDLMLEEFSALP